Part of the Sulfobacillus acidophilus DSM 10332 genome, CCTATAGTGTGATTTCTACCCACTTTAACCGGTTAAAACTCTTGGCATATAAAGATGATCGCATTCAAAACGCCCGTGTCGAGTTTGACCCGGAGACATTGGCACCGACCTATCGGTTGATTCTGGGCGAGCCCGGCAGCTCCTATGCGTTTTATATCGCCCGTCGGTTAGGATTCCCGCCGGCCTTGCTGGATGCGGCGGAGGCCTTGTTACCGGACGAGGCGGTCGCCCTGACACGCGCGTTGGAGGAGGTCAACCAGCTTCATCATCGTGTGGCCGAGGAGGAAGCCCGCCTTCGAGCCGAGCGAGCCTTATTGGCGGAGGCTCAGGCGGCCTTTGAACAAGAACAAGCGCGCTGGTTGGAGAAATGGGAGCGTGACCGATCGCGGGCGGAAGCGACCTGGCGACAACAGCTGGATCAACTCACCCGTCGGTTTAACGATTTGATGCAGGAATATCGACAGAGTGAAGCGGAAAATCGGGTGCGGGCGCTGGAAGCCATCCGTCAGGAGCTGCGTACCGCCGGGCAAATCCCCGCCCCGATTCGACGTGCCCGTCGAACGACGCCGGCGGCTCCCTTGGCCGTGGGACAGTCGGTGCGGGTTACCGGGTTTGCCGATGTGGGTCAGGTGGTCGAAATGAACGGCAACACCGCCACCGTGCAAATTGGGGCGCTGCGCATGAAGTTGGCCGTCTCCGAGTTGGAGCCGGCGGGGGATACCGCGTTGACGCCGACCCGGAGTCGCCGGACGGCCGCCCTCGTTCGCCAAAAGGCAGAACAGGCGGTCATAGAAGTCGACTTACGGGGGATGACCCAGGCCGAGGCGCTTGAAACCTTAGACAAGTTTTTGGACGATGCCGTGTTGTCCGGGGCACCGTTCGTCCGGATTATCCACGGTAAGGGTACGGGGGTTTTGCGTCGGGCGGTGCAACACGCATTAAAAGCCGATCCCCGGGTCGAGAGCTATCGGTTGGGCGAAGCCGGGGAAGGGGGGGACGGGGTAACCGTGGCCACCTTGAAGTAACGGCGATGCCTCAATTCTCGCATTTATGCTATACTCTCGGCAGAAACTAGCCCTTAGCCTTTGGTTGGAGGAAAACCGTGGACGATATCGAAAGAACAGCGGACCGGTTAATCGAAGGGACCGCAGAAGTCATCAATCGTGAGCTATTAATCCAAAAACTGAAGCGTTCGCGGGATACCGGTACTCCACTCATCGTGAAATTGGGAGTTGATCCGACAGCTCCCGATATCCATTTAGGCCACACCGTGGTCATGGAAAAACTCCGGCAATTTCAAGAGCTGGGTCATCAGGTCGTGTTTCTTATTGGAGACATGACGGCACGAATTGGAGATCCCACCAACCGTGACGCCACGCGCAAGCAGTTGACAAAAGAAGAGGTCGAGGCGTTCGCGGCGACCTATATTGCCCAAGCCAACAAAGTGCTCGATGCCTCCCGCTTGATCCTTCGCTATAATAGCGAGTGGCTGGAACCGATGAAGATGGCGGATGTGTTGCAGCTCTTAAGTCAAATGACCCTGGCCCGAGTGTTGGAGCGTGACGATTTTCACAAACGGTTTACCGAGCATGTGCCCATTCATCTTCATGAACTGATGTATCCATTAATGCAGGGGTATGACTCGGTTGCATTACGAGCCGATGTAGAACTGGGCGGCACCGATCAAAAGTTTAATATTATGACCGCTCGCCAGATTCAGGAAGCCTACGGCGTGGAGCCGGAGGTCGGCATGTTCATGCCGATTTTGGAGGGAACGGACGGCGTTCGCCGGATGGGCAAAAGCTTGGGGAATTATGTCGGCGTCAATGAACCGCCCGATGAGATGTACGGTAAGGTGATGTCCATTCCCGACACCTTAATTCAACGGTGGTCATTATTGCTCTTAGGCAAAGATCCGGCGGAATTGGAACGGAGGCTGGCGGCCGGCGCGAACCCCAGGGATTTGAAGGCCGAGTTGGCGTTTGATATCGTCACGCGGTTTTGGGATCGGGAAGCGGCCCAAAACGCCCAAGAGAAGTTTGATAAAACATTTCGACAAAAAGAAGTGCCGGCCGACGCGCCGCGTATCGCATGGACGCCGGAGCTGGCCCGGGTGACCGCCCTCCAGTTAGTGGCCCAGTTGCCGGGGATTCCTAGCCGTCAAGAAGCTCGCCGATTACTGCAACAAGGGGCCGTTTTGCTCAATGGGGAGCGCCTGGACATGATGCAAGAGGTGTCGGTGGAACCGGGATCCTGGATTAAGGTGGGTAAGCGGCGGTATTTTCGCTTCGAGTAAGTCAGAGGGGACAATGAATAAAGGAGTGCGTCGATGGCGTCTGGAGAGGAAGAACGACAAGGCTGGGAACGGTTTGAAGCGCTCCGGTGGGAAGAGGCGGAACAGCATTTTCGGCGGGCTTTGGAGGACGACCCTTTTCGTCCTGACGCCCTGACGGGTATTGCGGCCCTCTATCTAAAAGCCGGAGAACCGGAACAAGCGCGAGAATTGTGTGAGATGGCATTAGCACAAGCGGAGCGCGATTTACCGCGGGCCAAACGGCATACGGGATGGGAAGACGATCGGATTCGCCCGTATGTGCGCGCGTTATATTATTTGGCCTTAACGTATATCGAACAAGATGCCTGGGCATTGGCCCAACCGGCCTTAGAAGAAGTGGTGGCGTGGGATATCACCGGCATTCAAGGGAAGGCCCTCGATTTGTTGGGCCAAGTGCTGCAGCGGATTAACCGATTGGAAGAGGCTACCCATGCCTATCTGGAAGCTGCCGAATATCTGCCGGAATCGTATTTTTCGGCCGGTTTGGTGCTGTTCCTCCGGGGCAAACTGCGAGAAGCGGAGCGCTTTTGGCAACGCGGGATTGAGCACCGCCCGGAACTCGCCCGCTGGTTGATGGAATTTCCCTGGGTGCAGCCATTGCCCATCTTGCGCCCGGATGACGAGATTTATAACCGGGCGGTGCAATATATCGATTATCTCGGCGAGTTATGGACTTTTGGTGCCAAGCAAGCGCTTGCCTCGGTGTTTGTGCGGCAAAGGGTCTCGATTGGATGAACGGCGTGCGGGTGGCTGTGGTGGGCGCCGGCGCGACAGGCAGTCCGACCGTTTGGGGACTCACACAATGTGATTGGGTGAGTCAAATTATTGTCGTGGATCCCGACCAGGTCGCCCTCTCCAATCTTCCGCGACAACCGTGGTATCACCCGGAGGATGTCGGGCGCCCGAAAGTGGTGGTGCTGGCGGAGCGCTTGGCCCATCCCCGGATTATGGGGATTCATGATGCGGTCGACGAGGATTTTACCTGGCCACCGGTGGATGTCGTGATTGACGCGACGGATAATGTGAAAACCCGACAGGATATCGAGGCGTGGGCGCGACGCCATCACATCCCGTGGATTTTTTCCAGCGCTTTACGGTGGGAAGGGCAAGTCGCTTGGATGCATCCCGAGGGACCTTGCTTACGCTGCCTCTTTGGGGACGATTGGCTGGACGGGCCGCGTTGTTTTGAAGCGGGGGTGGTCAGCGGCGTAACGTTGGCGGTAGCCGGGCAAGTCATCGGATTGCTGGAACGCTGGCAGCACAATCCGGCCGATCCCGACCTCTACGCGTTATGGCTGATTGACGGGTGGGAATCTCGCGTATGGTCGGTGCGACTAGGTGAAGGGCGGTGCCCCCATTATGCCATGGGAACTTACAAACGATGAACTCGACCGGTTTTCCCGACAAATTTTGGTGAATGAAATCGGGTACGAAGGGCAACAGCGACTTCTGGCCAGCCGGGTGACCCTCGTAGCGCCGGACGGTCCCGGTCGCGATTTAGCGGCTCGCTATCTTCAAGCCTGCGGACTTACGGTCGCGGTCGAGGATGGGGACGGCGCCGTTATTCGCTATGCCGACGGTTTTTACGAGATTCCGGCCACCCACCGGGTGGGGGATTTCATGATCGGGTGGGGTCTAGCGGTTGCCCATGTCATTAAACGCATCGCCGAAGGGACGATATCCGAGGGGGGAGATCCATGCGGCTCGCCTTAATGCAAATCAATACCACGGTCGGGGATGTGACCGGCAATCTGAGACGGCTCTTGACCGGGCTGGAAGAGGCCCGCGATCAGGGTGCTCATCTGGTCCTGTTCCCGGAAATGAGTTTGTCGGGATATCCCCCGGAAGATTTGCTGTTTCGGCCCAGTTTCCTGAAAGCGGTCGAGGAGGCCGAAAACACGGTGGTGCAAGCGACACGGGGCTTGGCCGCGGTTTTTGGCTATCCTTATGATGCGGGGGGCGTTTTGTACAACGCCGCTTCGTTAGCGGCCGACGGTCGGCGGGTGCATCGTATTTTTAAGCATCATCTGCCGAATTATGACGTTTTTGACGAGATGCGGTATTTTTCACCGGGTCAGGACACCGCCATATTTACGTGGGGGCGGTGGACACTCGGGGTCTCGATTTGTGAAGACATCTGGTATCCCGATGGCCCCTATTTGGCGCAATCGCGCTCGGGCGCCAATTTGTTAATTAATATTAGTGCCTCCCCGTTTTCCCGCGGGAAAGGCCGGCGTCGTGAGGAGATGATGACGACGCGGGCCGACGACGCGGCCGCCTACTTAGCCTATGTCAATTTGGTCGGGGCGCAAGACGAGCTGGTTTTTGACGGGTTTAGTGCGGTATTCGGTCCTGACGGGCGTGTCCTGGCGCGGGCGGACGGGTTTCGGGAAGATCGGCTGGTGGTGGATTTGGACGATACGCCCGGACGCCATCGGCGTTGGATCGATCCTCGCTGGCGGCTACGGGGGGTACCGGAAGAGATTTCGGTAAAGACATTGGCCATTCCTTTGCCGGAACCGGACTCGTCCTTGGCGCCGGTCACGGCCACTCCGGTGACCCCCTTTATGGATGACGTGGAGGCTCTCTATCACGCGTTAGTGACCGGGGTACGGGACTATATCGAGAAAAATCGTTTTGGTGACGTGGTCATAGGCTTATCGGGCGGAATCGACTCGGCCGTAACGGCCGTGATCGCTACGGATGCGCTAGGTGCCGGCCGGGTCCACGGGGTGTTTATGCCGTCGGCCATCACCTCCGACGAAAGTTACCGGGATGCGAAGGAATTGGCCGAACGCCTGGGCATCGAGTGGCGAGTGATTCCGATTGCCCCGGTGATGGATGCTTTTATGACCCAGTTGGCGCCGCATTTTGCCGGGCGTGCGCCCGATCTGACCGAGGAAAATTTGCAGGCCCGCATCCGAGGCACGCTTTTGATGGCGTTGTCGAATAAAATGGGCTGGCTGGTCCTGACCACGGGCAACAAAAGCGAGATGGCGACGGGATATAGCACGCTCTATGGGGACATGGCGGGAGGCTTCGCCGTGTTGAAGGATGTGTTAAAGACCGATGTGTTCCGATTGGCCCGTTGGATGAATCGCGAGTCGGTGCGAATTCCGGAAAACGTGCTGATTAAGCCTCCGACGGCCGAACTGCGGCCGGGCCAAAAGGATGAGGATAGTCTTCCTCCATATGCTATATTAGATCAGATCTTAATGGGGTACATCGAAAATGACTGGTCGGTCGAGTCCTTGATTCATGCGGGGTTAGATCCGGACGCCGTGCACTTAACGGTCCAGTTGGTGAACCGGAACGAATATAAACGGCGACAGGCGCCGGTGGGGATTAAGGTTACCCCTCGGGCGTTTGGACGCGACCGGCGAATGCCGATTACCGGCCGTTTTTGAAAGAGGGGAGATCATGTCTGGACATTCCAAGTGGGCCAATATTAAGCGAAAAAAAGCAAAAGTGGACGCCCAAAAAGGGACGTTGTTTTCCCGGTTAACCAAGGAAATCATGGCCGCCGCCAAACGGGGCGGGGGTAACCCGGATACCAATTTTAAATTGCGGATTGCGATCGAAAAGGCCAAGGCGAACAATTTGCCGGCCGCCAACATTGAGCGGGCCATTCGTCGGGCAACTGGTCAAGAGGCCGGGGTGCATTACGAAGAAGCGGTCTATGAAGGCTACGGGCCAGGCGGCACGGCCATTTACATGGATATTTTAACGGATAACCGTAATCGGACGGCAGGGGAAATCCGACACATCTTTTCTCGGCACGGCGGATCATTGGGGGAGACCGGGTGCGTGGCCTGGATGTTTGAACCGAAGGGCCGCTTGGTGATTACCCAAACCGACTTGACCGAGGAAGAACTATTGGATATCGCGATTGAAGCCGGAGCAGACGACTTGGCGCGAGAAGACGACGAATATGTGGTGCTGACCGCGCCGGATGTGTTGGACCTGGTA contains:
- a CDS encoding UBA/THIF-type NAD/FAD binding protein (PFAM: ThiF family~COGs: COG0476 Dinucleotide-utilizing protein involved in molybdopterin and thiamine biosynthesis family 2~InterPro IPR000594~KEGG: pat:Patl_1936 UBA/ThiF-type NAD/FAD binding fold~PFAM: UBA/THIF-type NAD/FAD binding fold~SPTR: UBA/THIF-type NAD/FAD binding fold), with the protein product MNGVRVAVVGAGATGSPTVWGLTQCDWVSQIIVVDPDQVALSNLPRQPWYHPEDVGRPKVVVLAERLAHPRIMGIHDAVDEDFTWPPVDVVIDATDNVKTRQDIEAWARRHHIPWIFSSALRWEGQVAWMHPEGPCLRCLFGDDWLDGPRCFEAGVVSGVTLAVAGQVIGLLERWQHNPADPDLYALWLIDGWESRVWSVRLGEGRCPHYAMGTYKR
- a CDS encoding UPF0082 protein yeeN (PFAM: Domain of unknown function DUF28~TIGRFAM: DNA-binding regulatory protein, YebC/PmpR family~COGs: COG0217 conserved hypothetical protein~HAMAP: Protein of unknown function DUF28~InterPro IPR002876~KEGG: pth:PTH_1024 hypothetical protein~PFAM: Protein of unknown function DUF28~SPTR: UPF0082 protein ThesuDRAFT_1959;~TIGRFAM: Protein of unknown function DUF28) — its product is MSGHSKWANIKRKKAKVDAQKGTLFSRLTKEIMAAAKRGGGNPDTNFKLRIAIEKAKANNLPAANIERAIRRATGQEAGVHYEEAVYEGYGPGGTAIYMDILTDNRNRTAGEIRHIFSRHGGSLGETGCVAWMFEPKGRLVITQTDLTEEELLDIAIEAGADDLAREDDEYVVLTAPDVLDLVRQAFEDRGIPVDEAELVRLPKTTVAVEGREAEQLMELLELLEDHDDVQRVYSNADFPDDWAEGA
- a CDS encoding Tetratricopeptide TPR_1 repeat-containing protein (PFAM: Tetratricopeptide repeat~InterPro IPR001440:IPR019734~KEGG: nde:NIDE2523 hypothetical protein~PFAM: Tetratricopeptide TPR-1~SMART: Tetratricopeptide repeat~SPTR: Putative uncharacterized protein) — its product is MASGEEERQGWERFEALRWEEAEQHFRRALEDDPFRPDALTGIAALYLKAGEPEQARELCEMALAQAERDLPRAKRHTGWEDDRIRPYVRALYYLALTYIEQDAWALAQPALEEVVAWDITGIQGKALDLLGQVLQRINRLEEATHAYLEAAEYLPESYFSAGLVLFLRGKLREAERFWQRGIEHRPELARWLMEFPWVQPLPILRPDDEIYNRAVQYIDYLGELWTFGAKQALASVFVRQRVSIG
- a CDS encoding NAD+ synthetase (PFAM: NAD synthase; Carbon-nitrogen hydrolase~TIGRFAM: NAD+ synthetase~COGs: COG0171 NAD synthase~InterPro IPR003010:IPR003694~KEGG: dma:DMR_31100 probable glutamine-dependent NAD(+) synthetase~PFAM: NAD+ synthase; Nitrilase/cyanide hydratase and apolipoprotein N-acyltransferase~PRIAM: NAD(+) synthase (glutamine-hydrolyzing)~SPTR: NAD+ synthetase;~TIGRFAM: NAD+ synthase), coding for MRLALMQINTTVGDVTGNLRRLLTGLEEARDQGAHLVLFPEMSLSGYPPEDLLFRPSFLKAVEEAENTVVQATRGLAAVFGYPYDAGGVLYNAASLAADGRRVHRIFKHHLPNYDVFDEMRYFSPGQDTAIFTWGRWTLGVSICEDIWYPDGPYLAQSRSGANLLINISASPFSRGKGRRREEMMTTRADDAAAYLAYVNLVGAQDELVFDGFSAVFGPDGRVLARADGFREDRLVVDLDDTPGRHRRWIDPRWRLRGVPEEISVKTLAIPLPEPDSSLAPVTATPVTPFMDDVEALYHALVTGVRDYIEKNRFGDVVIGLSGGIDSAVTAVIATDALGAGRVHGVFMPSAITSDESYRDAKELAERLGIEWRVIPIAPVMDAFMTQLAPHFAGRAPDLTEENLQARIRGTLLMALSNKMGWLVLTTGNKSEMATGYSTLYGDMAGGFAVLKDVLKTDVFRLARWMNRESVRIPENVLIKPPTAELRPGQKDEDSLPPYAILDQILMGYIENDWSVESLIHAGLDPDAVHLTVQLVNRNEYKRRQAPVGIKVTPRAFGRDRRMPITGRF
- a CDS encoding hypothetical protein (KEGG: nth:Nther_1092 UBA/ThiF-type NAD/FAD binding protein~SPTR: UBA/THIF-type NAD/FAD binding protein) produces the protein MPWELTNDELDRFSRQILVNEIGYEGQQRLLASRVTLVAPDGPGRDLAARYLQACGLTVAVEDGDGAVIRYADGFYEIPATHRVGDFMIGWGLAVAHVIKRIAEGTISEGGDPCGSP
- a CDS encoding tyrosyl-tRNA synthetase (PFAM: S4 domain; tRNA synthetases class I (W and Y)~TIGRFAM: tyrosyl-tRNA synthetase~COGs: COG0162 Tyrosyl-tRNA synthetase~HAMAP: Tyrosyl-tRNA synthetase~InterPro IPR002305:IPR002307~KEGG: tmr:Tmar_0842 tyrosyl-tRNA synthetase~PFAM: Aminoacyl-tRNA synthetase, class Ib~SPTR: Tyrosyl-tRNA synthetase;~TIGRFAM: Tyrosyl-tRNA synthetase, class Ib, bacterial/mitochondrial), translated to MDDIERTADRLIEGTAEVINRELLIQKLKRSRDTGTPLIVKLGVDPTAPDIHLGHTVVMEKLRQFQELGHQVVFLIGDMTARIGDPTNRDATRKQLTKEEVEAFAATYIAQANKVLDASRLILRYNSEWLEPMKMADVLQLLSQMTLARVLERDDFHKRFTEHVPIHLHELMYPLMQGYDSVALRADVELGGTDQKFNIMTARQIQEAYGVEPEVGMFMPILEGTDGVRRMGKSLGNYVGVNEPPDEMYGKVMSIPDTLIQRWSLLLLGKDPAELERRLAAGANPRDLKAELAFDIVTRFWDREAAQNAQEKFDKTFRQKEVPADAPRIAWTPELARVTALQLVAQLPGIPSRQEARRLLQQGAVLLNGERLDMMQEVSVEPGSWIKVGKRRYFRFE